The Chthoniobacterales bacterium sequence TTCCACGGCGGTGAAGAGACGCGCGTTTCCATCGGGATCCGGCCCGCCGAGCTTGGCGGCGACCATGATTTCCTTAACCAGTTTCCCGACAACCTGACCCTTCTTCTGGTTGACGACTTCACGTTTTGCTTGCAGCCATTGGCGACCCATAGTCTGGCCATTTGTATCGGTTTCTCGTTTTGTCGCAACGCCTTTCTCCCTTGGCGGGCGTTTTCATTTCGCTTTAACTCGGCTCATGTCCTCCTACTCGATCTATTTCGCGGGCGAGCTTTTCAGCGCCAAACACCTCTACGGAAATGTCCTCCTCGCCGAGGCGATCTACGAGATTTCCGCAGGGAAATTTGTCTCCGTCGTGCCGCAAAATCTCGAGCAGCGCGAGACGACCGCGCACTCGATCCGCGATCAGGACATTCGCACCTGCCTGAGCTGCGACGTGGGGCTGTTTCACTACGACGGACCCGAACTCGACTCGGGGACGGTGGTGGAGTTTCTCTTCGCGAAGTTTGCTGATATTCCGTCGGTGTTGCTGCGCACCGATTTTCGCAAAGGCGGCGATCAAAGTGGAAACCAAGGCGGCGACCCGTGGAATCTGATGACGAGTTTCTTTCCGAGAACGGAGGTCATCACGCTCGATGCGATGTCCATTTACAAGGAGGCGTTTGCCGAAAACCAAGCCTCGGCGCATGAGTTGCTCGAGAGCAAGGCCGGCACATCGGCCTGCGACGCGATGACTCGCGTGATCGCCCAGCGCGTGATTCCGGCGCTGGAGCGGGTGATCGCGATGCCTCCGATTCTGGCGAAGGAAAAGGCGGCGGCAGTTTACGAATGGCTCGCGGTGATGCCCGGGTTTCAGTCTGATCCGCAGGCGAATGCGAAGTTTGTCATGGAGCAGTTGCAGAACAAACTGGGCCGCGAGCTGCTCTAGAAAACGCTGATCCGAGTCAGGCTCGAATCATTTTCTGAACATCTCGCGAGCGCCCCTGTCTGAGATTGCGGTGAACTTTTCCGCCCGCTCACGCACTTTCAGAAACGCCTAAATTCTTGTGACTGCCTCTGTATTCTCTGGAAATATCTCGCTCGTCCGGCCAATCTCCGCTCCTGTTCCTGAACGAACGGAACGCATGGACCCGACCCCAACTCCCACCCTGACAGAGGACGCGCAGCTCGTCGCCCGCACCCAGGCCGGGGACGCGACGGCTTTCGACGATTTGGTCCGAAAATACACCCAGCGCCTCTACGGGTTGGTCTATAACATGACCTCCAATCACGAGGACACGAACGATCTCTTACAGGATATTTTTGCCAAGGCATACCGCGCCATCGGCGGTTTTCAGGGCAAATCGAGCTTCTACACCTGGGTGCATTCCATCGGGGTGAACATGACGATTAATTTCCTGAAAAAGCGCGGTCGCCGGTTCCACATGAGCCTCGACGACATCGATTCGGGCATCCAGAACGACAAGGAATTTCTCGAACTCACGGCGAGTTCCAACCCCGTGCGCGACAACGACTTAATGGAGCTCCAGCAAAGATTGAACATGGCCATGCAGAAGCTGTCGAATGAACACAGAGCTGTCGTGACCATGTTCGATATTCAGGGAATGCCCCATGCTGAGATCAGCAAGATTCTGAATGTCTCCGAGGGCACGGTCCGCTCCCGGCTTTTCTACGCGCATCGCCAGTTGCAAAACTATCTCGAGGAATTCCGCAAAAACTAACTTTCAAAATTATGGACGACGAATTTAAGGATCTGCAAACCCTCCTCCGGCTCAAAAAATACGAGCAGCCTCCACAGGGCTTTGAGAGTTATGGCGAACGTTTCCTGAAGGAGTTTCATCGCCGCCAACGTTGGGAGGAGTCGCAAAAAACCGGTCTTGCCACACTCTGGGCGTCGGTCACCGGGTTCCTTGAGGAATTCACCGTTCCGCGCTATGCCTATGCGGCGGCACTGGCCGTTTTCGGAGCGGTCGCGCTGGGCATCAATGGCTTGCAGCCGGTCAATTCGGGAAACCAAGTCGTCGCAGCGGCTTCCATTTCACCACGAGTGGTTTCCGAGTCACACCGCGCTTTTGCGCTGAATTCGCCGCTCGATCTTTCCGAATTGGAAGTGCAGTCGCAAATGAACGCAGGCACTCGCGCCGCCAATGCCGACACTCAGCCACGCTACATTCTCGACAGCCGCCCGGCCAGTTACGACGCTTCCTTTAGCTTCTAGACGTCCCTCGTCTCCAGGCGTTTTCAGATGTTTCCCCGCTTCCTACCCGCAGTTTCCATCGCTCTCTTAGTCGGATGGAATGCCCCGCAACTGCTGGCGGAGGAAAATGTCCTGTCCTCCATGACGGAGGCTGTGCAGACCGTTTTTCAAAATACCAAATCCGCCGTTGTGAAAATCCGCGCCAGCGACAAGCACGGTCGCTGCGTGGGCAGTGGATTTTTCATTGATCCCAACGGCACGATTTACACGACCTACGCTGTGGCTGGAGAGGCTGAAAACATCGTCGTGGAATCTGGCGACCACCAATACAATGCGACTCGTCTCGTGGCCGACGCGCGGAGTGGGATCGTGCTCCTAAAAGTGGACGCGAGCACGCCATTTTTGCCGATTGGAAAATCTGCCGATCTCACCATTGCCTCACCCGTGGTCACTGTCGGCTACCCGATGGATCTCCCGATCACGCCGATGCTGGGCTTCATCGGCGGCTTCGATCTGCAATATCTCCATCGCTATTTCACCACCACTCACATCCGCGCCAACGTCTCCGTCCAGCGCGGCGAAAGTGGCGCCCCGCTCATCAATACCCAGGGCGAGGTTGTCGGCATTCTCATCAGCGGACTCGACGGCGGTGCCGCTTGTTATGCGCTGCCCATCGAGGCGGCGGAAAAAATTCGCAGCGACTACGTTCGTTATGGCGAGGTGCGCCACGGCTGGATCGGAATCACGGTGGCACCCAGCGAGGTCGCGCATGAAGGCTCGCTCGCTGTGATCGACAACCTCGGCGAAGACACGCCCGCGGCTCATTCTGGAATCAAAAAAGGAGACACGCTCGTTCGCATCGGACACGTGGTTGTCAAGCGGCCCGAGGACGTTCTCAACGGCTCGTTTTTCCTCACCGCCGGAGAAAATACTCCCGTGGAAGTGGTCCGCGACGGCCAGCATTTGAGTTTCAATGTGCCCGCCGTGGAGCATCCCTTCAGCGATAAATCGCGCGCCGCCGGTGCGCTGACGAAGTCCGACTTGGGCGGAACTCTCAGCCTCACTTCCGGGCGCTAGATTTCCATGAGCGATCCGAAGTCCGGATCGAAGAGTCGTTTGTAAGTCCGAATGGCGAACCCATCGGTCATGCCCGCGAGATAATCGCACATCAGGCGGACGCGTTTTGGAGGCTGAGCTTCTTCTAACAATGCCTTCTCCACCGCCGCCGGGAACAGGGAAAAATCCACCGACTTCGGTTCCACTGCAAAAGCTAGAAACGCCTCGAAGACGCGCTCGATAATGCGGTCGCCCTTGTGCTCCAACTGGCGCAACTGCGGACTCCAGAAAACTAGTTCCCGCGCCACTTGTTTGTAAAATTCCGCCTCCTCTCGCACTGTCGCATCCACGACCAAGCGAAAGGCGTGGCGGTTGGTGAGATCGCTTAAAAAGCCATCGGATTTCACCAGATGAACCGAATGAATATACTCGCCCACTTTTTTGCCGAAGATCGGCTCGGGACGGCGCGACTTGATGACGCCTAGTAAAATCTCCAGCGCATTCGCCTCGATAAGACTCAAACTCCGCTGCTTGGCCCAGGCCTCGACCATTTCCAGCCGGAGAAATCCGCCGTTGATGCAATCGACCAAATCATTCAGCGAATACGCGGTGTCGTCGGCCCAATCCATGATCTGGCATTCGATGCTGCGGAGGCCGTTGCGCACCTTGCCCGGCTTCAACTCATCCGGCCACGACTGCCCGCCGACGACCCAGGTGAGCAACTCCGCGTCGTCATCGTAGAGGTAGTGGTTTCTTGCGCCGCCCGCCTCGGAAAAGAGTGTCTTGTATTTCAGAATGCCATCGACAAAAGCTCGAGTCGGATTCAACCCGCGCCGACCCGAGTCGCCGCTGTAAATCGTCCGCGCAATCATCCGCAGACTTTGCGCATTTCCCTCAAACCCGCCGAAACCGCTCGACATCAGGCGGTGCAACGTCCGCTCCCCCGCGTGGCCAAAGGGCGGATGCCCCAGATCGTGCGCCAGACAGCCGGCCTCCACGAGATCGGGATCGATGAAAAAATCGTCGCTCAGCGGCTCGCCTTTTCGTTTCAAAAACTGACAGATCGAACGCCCAATCTGCGCCACCTCGATGGAGTGCGTCAGCCGGGTTCGATAGAAATCGTACTCGCCTGAAAGGAACACTTGAGTCTTCGCCTGGAGCCGTCGAAAAGCCGCCGTATAGATCACGCGATCCCGCTCCACCTCGAACGGACTTCGATAGGAATCTTCCAGTCCCGGCCCGCTAATTAGCTCGGTGTCGAAGGCCGAATAAAACGTGTTCACGAGCCGCAGCATAGCTCAGGCGGATTTCGCCAGAAGCAAAAAAGTTTGCCCCCATCCAGACGAACGAGTTGAATCCAAATGTGGAACTTCAAACCCTCGCCGCCCTCAAATCCTCCGCCGACGCGCAGCCGGTGCAAGGCCTTGTGCATGTGCAACTCGAGTCGGTTTGCAACAAGCTCACCCGCGACGGAAAACCATTTTTAGAAATGCAATTTCTCGACGCCACCGCGTCCATCACGCTGCGGGTGTGGAGCGATCATCCCGAGTATGCCAGCTACTCGATGTTAGAAGCCGCGGAGTTTCATGAGCTTGCGGGCGAGTTCTATCGCAATGGCAGTTTCGGAGTCGATGTTAGGAAATACTACTTGCGCCCGCTGGATGACGCCGAGCGCGATGCCCTGCTGGCCGGTCCGGCGGAACTTCAGGAGAAACAAGGCGCGGACTATGCGGAGATTTTGCGATTGATAGAAACCATCACCGATCCCCGTCTGCTAACCATTTGCCAAACTTTTATTGCCGATCTAGGGCCGCGCTTTTGCCGGAGTGCCGGGGCACGTTTTGTGCATCACGCGCGACGCGGCGGACTCGTCGAGCACACAGCGCAAATGATGCGGACCGCCGATGTGGTCCAAACAATTTATCCCTATCTCAACCGCGACCTTTTGTTAGCTGGGACACTGCTGCACGACATCGGCAAGCTCTGGGAAAATCATGTGCCCGAGAACGGCTTCGGCATCAGCCTGGACGAACGCGGCGAATTGTTAGGTCACATCACGATCGGAGCCGAGCTGGTCAATTCTCTGTGGCGCAAAATGCAGCTGCAACTGGAGGAATGGACAATGTTAGAACCGGCCAGCGAGCAGGTGCGCCTGCATCTATTGCACCTCGTGGCGTCGCATCACGGTTCGCACGAATTTGGCTCGCCTGTCGTTCCGAAAACACCGGAGGCGATCGCGTTGAACATGATCGATAACCTCGACGCCAAGCTGGAAATTTTCTCGCAGGGTTACAAGACGCTGCCGCTGCTAACACCGCACATTCACGACAAGGTGCGTCCGCTGAATCATCACCTGATTCGCCCGCTACCTAGCCATGTCCCGCCAGTTGCGGCGGAGGAAGACCAGGTTCCCGCATCTGACGAAGAGTAAACGCACCGCTGCGCTTCGCCAGGCGACTTCCATTCGTATCCAGAACGAGTGGAGTATGATAAAAATCAGGCGGTGTTAGCCCTAGCGCGCGATAGACGAGCAACTGGCGAAAGGTCGATCTAACCAAGTCTTCACCGCGCACCACTTCGGTGATCTGCATCGCGGCGTCGTCCACCACGACTGCTAGCTCGTAAGCCGGAACGCCGTCTTTTCTCCAGACGAGAAAATCGCCGAAGTCGCGACCAGCCGCGGCGGTTTGTAAACCGAGTCGTCCGTCGCGAAAGCCGATTTCCTCGCCATCAGGAACACGGAAGCGCCAGTTGCATGGCTCGTCGATGTTAGTCAGCGTCCGATGCCTGCAAGTGCCGGGATAAATCGGCTCCTCCTCATGCGGTGCGCCCGCTGCGGTGAGCACGTCCTTGCGCGAGCAAAAGCATGGATAGATCGCGCCAGCTTCTAACAAAGCTTTCCACGCGCCTGAGTAGTCACGCCGGCTCTGGTAAATGGGTGCGCCATCCCATTGCAACCCGCACCAGCGCAAATCTTCTAACATCGCCGCGACATACTCCGGCTTGCAACGAGTTTGATCCAAATCTTCCACGCGCAAAAGCAGTTCACCTTTCTGCTCGCGTGCTCGTTGTTGCGCTACTAGAAACGTCCTCGCGTGCCCTAGATGCAAGTAACCCGTGGGCGAGGGGGCCAGCCGTCCGCGATAGTTAGCAGCTATATTATGAGCGGCGGGCGCGGAGTTCATCCGTCATTCACAAAACGTCCGCCGGGCCCGGGAATGTAAAGTTGCAGAAAGCCTTTGTCGGCCATCTCGCGGAAATGTTTGTCCTGCGCATAGACGCGGTAGCCGCGCCTCGAGGCGATGCCCGCGATCATGGCGTCCACCCACGGCACGGTGATTCCCGCCGCTCGGAGACGTTGATAAAATTGCGCCGTTTGCTCCCAAAGCCGTTCCGATTCCGGGATGTAAGGAATGAGATCGAACAGCTCCAGGATGCGGTCCTCCTCGCTTTTCCGGGCGCCGCCGAGCACTTCCATTTTCACTGGGCCGCAAAGGACAGCAGCAAATTCCGAAGCGAGATTTTCCACCGCCAGACTCACTGCCATGTCGCCGTGGGACCGGAAAAGCTCAATCCAAACCGATGAATCCACGAGAATCATCGGAATGGATCAAGCTTTCGGGAATTTCTTCGCGACCTCACGATAACTCACCGGCCGCCGCAGCGGAATAGGGTCGGCGGTCTCCTCCAGCTCGTCGTTGGTCTGGCCATAATTCAGGGGATCCTCCCGGAGGGCACGAATCATCGCGACGGCTTTCTGACGTTTCGTAAACATCTCGGCGGCCTTTGCGATGGCGGCGCTCATTTTCCGTTCACCGGTCATTGCCATGATCTCTTCGACGACTTTGTCATCCATTTCGACGCTGATTCTCATGCCGTAGTTTCCCGCACTTTGCAGCAGACGCAACTGAAAATGATGTAATCCTAGGCTCATTTCAAAATTACAGCCGCAGCCGCTAGTATGTAACAGCGAATTTTTAATTCCAAAAGGCAACGTCCCGGTTCATCGTGGCTCCATGGAATATTTTAACGACTGCACCGTCCTCATCACTGGTGCATCCTCGGGCATCGGTCGTGAATTTGCCCTGCAACTCGCGCCATTTGCCTCGAATATCATCATCGCCGCACGCCGCATCGACCGGCTGGAGGCGCTCAAATCGGAAATCGCCGAGTTGCATCCAGAGACAAATGTTTTCACCTACGGAATCGATCTCGCCAATGGAGCCGATGCAGACACTTTCCTGGCCTGGCTCGATGACAGTGGATTGAAAGTGGATTTACTCATCAACAACGCCGGCCTCGGGGATCACGGACCTTTCGCCGATTCGAATTGGACTCGCATCGAGCAGATGCTGGCCGTGAACATTTCCACACTCACCAAGCTCACCCACGCGCTCCTGCCGCAAATGCTGCGGAGTGGCGAAGGCGCGATCTTGAACGTGAGTTCCGTGGCGAGCCTCATGCCAGTGCCGCACCTGAATGTCTATGCCGCGACGAAGGCATATGTGACTAGTTTTTCCGAGGGTTTGCGGGCAGAATTGCGCGGGACTAACATCAGCGTGACGGCGCTTTGTCCGGGGCCGGTGCCCACCGAGTTTGGCAAGCAGGCGACGCGGCTTGGGGAGAATGAAAAATTTGACATGAGCACACCCGGTTTTCTCTCCGTGGATGCGGCCACAGTGGCGCGCGCGGGGTTAAAGGCAGTGGCTGCGGATCGGGCTCGCGTGGTGCCCGGTGTCGTCATGTGTGTCGCGGCGCTTTTACTAACCATCATCCCGATCTTTCTCATCCGCCCATTTCTGAGTTTGAGCGGATTGAAGCAACGCAAATAAACCAATGAACTACCTGTCTCTCGCTACGATCTTTTACTTTATTTTCGCCACGCTGACGCAGGTTGGCGGCGTCATAGGTTTCATCAAGGCGAAGAGCCGCGCCTCGCTCATCGCGGGTCTGATTTCCGGCGCGCTGCTGGACTTGGCAGGCATCATGTTAGTCGTTCGACCGGAGCGTCCGCAGATTGGACTGGGACTCGGATTGGTGGTCACGCTTTTATTGTTAGGAAGATTCGCTCCGGCGTTCTTTCGGACCAAGAAATTCATGCCTGCGGGAATGATTTTCTTCCTAGGTTTGATTAGCCTTGCGCTGACGATTGCGGCGTTTATCTAACATCCGCTCCGGCATGAAGTTTTTTCGGCGAGTTCTAGGGCTGAGTTTGATTGTTCTCGGACTGGTGGCTTGTCCTCGGCAGCCGGAACATTCGACTGCAACTCCGACCCCGGTGGTGCCTGCGGAAACGCCAGAGCCGAGTCCGACTCCCATCACGACAACCACGCCAGTTCCGGCACCGACGGCCTTGCCCGAGATGTTTGTTCCGCGCCGTTCCTACGATACTTCGCGGCTTTTCAATGGACTAAAAATCTACAGCCACCTGCAGAGTCTTCCCGGTGGAATCGCCCCGGTGGAACGCACGCTGGATGAAAGTTTCTCCGTGGACATTTCACTGAAAGTCAAAGTGCCGTCGGCGATGGCGACGGTGGAGGATTTTACCGTGGCAAATCCTAACATCCTGAAGGCGCTCCCGATGTTAGGAGACTTGCTCGTGAGCAGCCGCGTCTCGCCCTACTATCACGGCTTGTATGCGTTGAAAGTGAAGTCGCTTCAGCAGGATTTGCGAAACTTGAACGAGATTCTTTCGCGACACAATTTCTACGATTGCGGGACGGTGCTGGAACTAACGAATCCTAACACGAAACGCCGCGCACTTCTGCTCCAGGCCGACATGGATGTGGTGGCCGACGGATCAGACTCCGATCGCTTTCTGGAAGTGGACGGAACGAGCATGCACTACCAGCCGTTCACAAGTTATCGCTGGCCGAAACTAACCAAAACGCCCAGTCAGTTTCTGGCGGGTCGCGAGGCGAGCATTTCCGCTGCGCAGACAGAACTGCAAAACCCCGGAGTGGCAGCGGAACGTGCCCGGACTTTGCGCAACTCCATTGCGACTAACAAACTGGAAGCCGCCGACTTGCAGACGTTTAGTTTTCTTATTTCCAAGGCTGATCCATTTATCGTTTTGCCGGGCTTCATGCTGCGCGACAAATCGCTGCCGTTCAACCCGCGCATCGGCGATTATGCGGCGGTCATTTACGGATCAAAAATCTATCCCGCGATCTTCGGTGATGTGGGGCCTTCCGTGAAAGTCGGCGAGGCTTCGCTGCGGCTGGCAACGGCCTTGAATGTGAAGTCCAATGCGGCAAACCGACCGACTAACAATCTCGATGTTAGCTATCTGATTTTTCCGCAGACGGCCGATGCTACACCAGCTCCGCCCGACTACGAAAAATGGCGGACGCGCTGCGTGGATTTGCTCGCCGAACTGGGTGCGACTAACATCCCGGTCGAGCACTGGGAAAACATCCTCCCGCCGATGCCGACTCCGACGCCAAGCCCGACGCCATCGCCTGATCCGGCGGTCGCGATTCCGACGCCGAAAGCGCTGGAAACGCCTTCGCCGACGCCTTGATCTAACGGCGTGACAATTTTCCCCGAATCGCGATAACTTGCGGCCATGACTGCTCCCGCTGCCCGTTCGTTTACGCCACCGATTGTTGATGAGATTGCCGCTGGCTCGGCACAGGATGCGGTAGCCCGACTCGCCACGTTTCGTCCGGAGGAGGCCGCCGGACTTTTGGCTCGTGCGCATGTGCTGCGGCGCAATGAAGTTTTTGCCCTGCTGCCGCCCAGCCAGCTCGATTCGATCATCGCTGCGGCACCTCCCGAGACGGCGGCGCAATGGCGCGCTTGGAAACAATATCCCGAGGACACGATTGGGCGTCTCATGGAGCCGCCGGTGGCTGTTTTCAGCCCGGAAGTGACTGTCTCTCAGGCGGTGGAAGAACTCCGCGAGCTGACCAAAAAAGCCTTCATCACCTACGGCTTCACGGCCGACGAAAAGGGCCGGCTCCTCGGTGTGATCGTCATGCGCGAACTCCTCCTCGCCCGGCCCGAGCAGACGCTCGCCGAAATCACTCTAGCGAATCCATTTTACCTGACGCCGGACCTTTCGATTACCGACGCCATGAAAACCGTCCTCAACCGCCATTATCCGGTCTATCCGATTTGCGCGACAGACGGGACTTTCATTGGACTCGTGCGTGGCTCGACCTTGTTTGAGGCGCAGGCTGTGGAGTTGTCTGCCCAGGCCGGAACGATGGTCGGTGTCGTGAAAGAGGAACGCCTCGCCACAAGCTGGCAGCAGAGCCTGAAATTTCGTCATCCGTGGCTGCAATTGAACCTGCTCACGGCCTTCATCGCGGCGGCGGTCGTCGGGATGTTTGAGGGAACGCTGGAAAAAATCGTCCTGCTCGCAGTGTTTTTGCCCGTCATGGCCGGCCAGTCGGGCAACACCGGCTGCCAGGCGCTGGCCGTGGCGTTGCGCGGGATGACTTTGGGCGAATTGCAGACGGGAAAAGAGAAACGCGCCATGATGAAAGAGGCCGTGCTCGGCTTTTGCAACGGCGCTCTGGTCGGCGTGACGGCAGGCATCGGCATGTATGTTTACGCGACGATGCAACACTCGGCGCACGCGCTCAAACTCGGCATCATCGTCTTCGTGGCGATGATCGGGAGCTGCCTCGTCAGCGGCGTTTCCGGGGTGCTGGTGCCGGTGACTTTGAAGAAACTCGGGGCCGATCCAGCGACGGCGTCCAGCATTTTTCTCACCACGGCCACCGACGTTGTGAGCATGGGACTTTTCCTCGGACTGGCGACGATTTTTCTCTAGGGAAAACTGGGGTGAAAACCTCATTCGAGTTTGACTCCACCCAGGGCATCCGCTAGCCATTAGGCCGTCATGTTTCGCCTCGTCGCCTCCCTGGGTTTCGCCCTCTCTGCCATCTGCGCTTTTGCTCAGGAACCAGCCACCATCACCGTGCAAAAAGGCGCGCTGCTCAACGCCCACATCAGCGGCATCAGCGGCGGCGACGGTGCCAAGGCCACCAGCGTTTTGTCCAACGACCTCACCCTTTCCAACGCCTTCGCCATCGGCGCTGAGTCGAGTGCGAACTTTATCATCAGCGGCACAAGCTCTGGCGGCCAGCTTCAGGGCCGGGTCGTGGATCGCTCTGGTGGCACGGTTTTGGAGAAATCCTACAGCGGCGACACGCGTTCGGCGGGGCATCAATTTGCTGACGACATCGTGGAAACCGTCACCGGCAACCCCGGCATCGCCACGACCAAGCTCGCTTTCGTCGCCAACGCCTCCGGCAAAAAAGAAATCTACCTTTCCGACTACGACGGAGCCAACGCCCGCCAGCTTACGCACGATGGCGGCATCAGCGTCAGCCCGTCGCTTTCGCCCAATGGACGCGAGCTTCTCTACACCGGCTACCAGAGCGGCTACGCGGATATTTACAAAATCGACCTCGGCAGCGGCGCACGCAATCGAGTCGTGAAATCGCCTGGCACCAACTCCGGCGCGTCGTTTTCCCCGAGCGGCGGCTCCTTCGCGGCAACCCTCAGCAAGGACGGCAACCCCGAGCTCTACGTCATCGGCATCGGCGGCGGTGGTGGGCGGCGGCTGACTCACACGAAAAACTCCGAGTCCTCCCCGTCGTTTTCGCCGGATGGCGACGAGATCGTTTATTCCTCCGATGAGGGCGGCCAGCCGCAGCTCTACCGCATTTCTGCCAGCGGTGGGAGCGGTTCGCGCCTCGGCACCGGCTACGGCTACTGCACCGAGCCGAGCTGGTCGCCAGATGGAAAAAAAATCGCCTTCAACATGCGCAACAACGGCAACTTCGCCGTCGCCATTTACAACGTCGGCTCCGGCAGCACCAAAGTCGTGACCAGCGGTGACGACGCCGAGGACCCGACCTGGGCCCGCGACTCGCGTCATCTCTTTTTCGCGCAAGACCACGGCGTTTATCTCCTTGACGTTCAGACCGGAAAACAAGTTAAAGTCGTCTCTGGTTTGGGCAAAATCTCCGAACCATCCGCCTCCCGCTAATCCCGCTCATTCCTATGCAACTCCGCTCTAAAACCCTCTCATTTCTCTGTGTCGCCGCCCTCGCCCTCTCTGTTGGCGGTTGTAAAAAGGGCAACAAAAAAGGCGACCAATACGCTGGCGTCGATGGCGATTACGTCAACGGCACGCCGCTCCCAGATCGTCCCGGCGACGGCGTCTCCTTCACCAGTGCCAACGTGGACAAAACGCAGTTCCGGCCCATCTATTTCGGGTTTGATAGCGTGGACATCTCCGGCAGCGAAAGCGGCAAGCTCGACAGCGTTGCCAGTTTCCTGAAGTCGGGTTCGAGCACGATCATTCTCGCGGGCTTCACCGACGAGCGCGGCACGGAGGAATACAACCGCGCCCTCGGCGAGCGCCGCGCGCAGGCCGTTCGCAACTACCTTATTTCCGCAGGGGCCGACGGCGGCAAGATCCAGACCGTGAGCTTCGGCGAGGAAATGCCCGCCGATTCCGGTTCTGGCGAAGAGGCTTGGGCCAAAAACCGCCGCACGGAAATCGGAGTGGTCAAATAACGTTTTTCTGCTAATATCCCGAAATCCAATCCACAAAGATTTATGGCAAAATTTCTCATCACCGAAGACAAGAAAGGCGAATACCGCTGGAAACTCATTTCCGGAAATGGTCAGATCATCGCGATTTCGGGCGAGGGATACAAAGCCAAGGATAGCTGCGTCAGTGGCATCGAAGCCATCAAGAAGGACGCAGGCATGGCCAAAGTCTTCCAAGTTATTGAAGAATAAAGTCAGCCACCCGGGTTCCATTGGAATCCAACCCATCGGAGACCGCTTCTTGTCTTCAAGAACCGTCTCCACACTATGAGTTTTTCAGATCTGGGCCTTTCCGAGGCCGTCGTCCACGGCGTTCAATCCATGGGGTATGTCGATCCGACTCCCATCCAACTGCGTGCCATTCCCGTTGTTCTGCAAGGCCGCGACCTCATCGGGTCCGCCCAGACTGGCACTGGCAAAACCGCCGCGTTTGCCCTGCCCATTTTAACCAAACTCGCCTCACACCAGCGGGCGCCGCGTTGCCTCGTGCTGGAGCCGACTCGCGAGCTTGCGCTTCAAGTCGAGACCGCGTTTCGCGATTACGCCCGCTTCTCCGAACTGCGTGTGACCTCCATCTACGGCGGCGTCGGTTACGGCAAACAACGCGAGGACCTCACCGCTGGCGTCGATACGCTCATCGCCACCCCCGG is a genomic window containing:
- a CDS encoding SDR family oxidoreductase, producing MEYFNDCTVLITGASSGIGREFALQLAPFASNIIIAARRIDRLEALKSEIAELHPETNVFTYGIDLANGADADTFLAWLDDSGLKVDLLINNAGLGDHGPFADSNWTRIEQMLAVNISTLTKLTHALLPQMLRSGEGAILNVSSVASLMPVPHLNVYAATKAYVTSFSEGLRAELRGTNISVTALCPGPVPTEFGKQATRLGENEKFDMSTPGFLSVDAATVARAGLKAVAADRARVVPGVVMCVAALLLTIIPIFLIRPFLSLSGLKQRK
- a CDS encoding TMEM14 family protein; its protein translation is MNYLSLATIFYFIFATLTQVGGVIGFIKAKSRASLIAGLISGALLDLAGIMLVVRPERPQIGLGLGLVVTLLLLGRFAPAFFRTKKFMPAGMIFFLGLISLALTIAAFI
- a CDS encoding glycoside hydrolase family 75 protein; the encoded protein is MKFFRRVLGLSLIVLGLVACPRQPEHSTATPTPVVPAETPEPSPTPITTTTPVPAPTALPEMFVPRRSYDTSRLFNGLKIYSHLQSLPGGIAPVERTLDESFSVDISLKVKVPSAMATVEDFTVANPNILKALPMLGDLLVSSRVSPYYHGLYALKVKSLQQDLRNLNEILSRHNFYDCGTVLELTNPNTKRRALLLQADMDVVADGSDSDRFLEVDGTSMHYQPFTSYRWPKLTKTPSQFLAGREASISAAQTELQNPGVAAERARTLRNSIATNKLEAADLQTFSFLISKADPFIVLPGFMLRDKSLPFNPRIGDYAAVIYGSKIYPAIFGDVGPSVKVGEASLRLATALNVKSNAANRPTNNLDVSYLIFPQTADATPAPPDYEKWRTRCVDLLAELGATNIPVEHWENILPPMPTPTPSPTPSPDPAVAIPTPKALETPSPTP
- a CDS encoding magnesium transporter; this encodes MTAPAARSFTPPIVDEIAAGSAQDAVARLATFRPEEAAGLLARAHVLRRNEVFALLPPSQLDSIIAAAPPETAAQWRAWKQYPEDTIGRLMEPPVAVFSPEVTVSQAVEELRELTKKAFITYGFTADEKGRLLGVIVMRELLLARPEQTLAEITLANPFYLTPDLSITDAMKTVLNRHYPVYPICATDGTFIGLVRGSTLFEAQAVELSAQAGTMVGVVKEERLATSWQQSLKFRHPWLQLNLLTAFIAAAVVGMFEGTLEKIVLLAVFLPVMAGQSGNTGCQALAVALRGMTLGELQTGKEKRAMMKEAVLGFCNGALVGVTAGIGMYVYATMQHSAHALKLGIIVFVAMIGSCLVSGVSGVLVPVTLKKLGADPATASSIFLTTATDVVSMGLFLGLATIFL
- a CDS encoding biopolymer transporter Tol, with product MFRLVASLGFALSAICAFAQEPATITVQKGALLNAHISGISGGDGAKATSVLSNDLTLSNAFAIGAESSANFIISGTSSGGQLQGRVVDRSGGTVLEKSYSGDTRSAGHQFADDIVETVTGNPGIATTKLAFVANASGKKEIYLSDYDGANARQLTHDGGISVSPSLSPNGRELLYTGYQSGYADIYKIDLGSGARNRVVKSPGTNSGASFSPSGGSFAATLSKDGNPELYVIGIGGGGGRRLTHTKNSESSPSFSPDGDEIVYSSDEGGQPQLYRISASGGSGSRLGTGYGYCTEPSWSPDGKKIAFNMRNNGNFAVAIYNVGSGSTKVVTSGDDAEDPTWARDSRHLFFAQDHGVYLLDVQTGKQVKVVSGLGKISEPSASR
- a CDS encoding OmpA family protein — encoded protein: MQLRSKTLSFLCVAALALSVGGCKKGNKKGDQYAGVDGDYVNGTPLPDRPGDGVSFTSANVDKTQFRPIYFGFDSVDISGSESGKLDSVASFLKSGSSTIILAGFTDERGTEEYNRALGERRAQAVRNYLISAGADGGKIQTVSFGEEMPADSGSGEEAWAKNRRTEIGVVK
- a CDS encoding DUF1508 domain-containing protein, with the translated sequence MAKFLITEDKKGEYRWKLISGNGQIIAISGEGYKAKDSCVSGIEAIKKDAGMAKVFQVIEE